A single region of the Neotabrizicola shimadae genome encodes:
- a CDS encoding alpha/beta hydrolase family esterase, with protein MRFLIFLLFLSLPALAETVELDGRSYRIDLPKDPAGAPLIVVLHGGGGSPDQIARNTGISAAALPEGYAVAYPRGTGNLPTWNGGYCCGAAARKGVDDLAFLDAVVDDAVARFGLDGSRIYAAGMSNGAIMAETWAAARPDRLTAVVAVAGTMDAAHVPVRGRVPLLLIHGTADTQVPYDGGRGENSLTQTDFASVAAVRDAFLVPWGPVVHAQARIDDPAVGNAVRVDDYHTPQGVLALRLITVEGGGHDWPGSRRASRAGQGASTFSATTEMLRFLELFP; from the coding sequence ATGCGCTTTCTGATCTTCCTTCTTTTCCTGTCGCTGCCCGCCCTTGCCGAGACAGTCGAACTGGACGGGCGCAGCTACCGCATCGACCTGCCGAAGGATCCGGCTGGCGCGCCTCTGATCGTGGTGCTGCACGGGGGCGGCGGCTCGCCCGACCAGATCGCCCGCAACACCGGCATCAGCGCCGCGGCGCTGCCCGAAGGCTATGCCGTGGCCTATCCGCGCGGGACGGGGAACCTGCCCACCTGGAACGGCGGCTACTGCTGTGGTGCCGCAGCGCGCAAGGGCGTGGACGACCTGGCCTTCCTGGATGCCGTGGTGGACGATGCCGTGGCGCGCTTCGGTCTGGATGGCAGCCGCATCTATGCCGCCGGAATGTCGAACGGGGCCATCATGGCCGAGACCTGGGCCGCCGCCCGGCCGGACCGGCTGACGGCGGTGGTGGCCGTCGCGGGCACGATGGATGCCGCCCATGTGCCCGTGCGGGGCAGGGTGCCGCTTCTCCTCATTCACGGCACGGCCGACACCCAGGTGCCCTATGACGGCGGCCGGGGGGAGAATTCTCTGACGCAGACCGATTTCGCCTCGGTCGCCGCAGTGCGCGACGCCTTCCTTGTGCCGTGGGGCCCTGTGGTTCATGCCCAGGCGCGCATCGACGATCCGGCGGTGGGCAATGCCGTCCGGGTGGATGACTACCACACGCCGCAGGGCGTTCTGGCGCTGCGGCTGATCACCGTCGAGGGCGGCGGCCATGACTGGCCCGGTAGCCGCCGGGCCAGCCGGGCGGGGCAGGGCGCGTCCACTTTTTCGGCCACGACAGAGATGTTGCGGTTTCTCGAACTTTTCCCCTGA
- a CDS encoding type II toxin-antitoxin system RatA family toxin yields the protein MPSHHENRVMPYSAQQMYDLVADVARYPEFLPWNSAARIRSRAPIDGGEVMEADLVISFKVFRERFGSRVTLLPAQKRIETIYIDGPFKHMRSHWAFADRPEGGCEVEFHVDFEFRNAILQGIIGVVFNEAMQRVVRAFEKRAEDLYGKRS from the coding sequence ATGCCCAGCCATCATGAAAACCGGGTCATGCCCTACAGCGCCCAGCAGATGTACGATCTGGTGGCCGATGTGGCGCGCTATCCCGAGTTCCTGCCGTGGAACTCGGCCGCCCGCATCCGCTCGCGCGCGCCGATTGACGGCGGCGAGGTGATGGAGGCCGATCTGGTGATCAGCTTCAAGGTGTTCCGCGAACGTTTCGGCAGCCGGGTGACGCTGCTTCCGGCGCAGAAGCGGATCGAGACGATCTACATCGACGGGCCGTTCAAGCACATGAGGTCTCATTGGGCCTTCGCCGATCGGCCCGAGGGCGGCTGCGAGGTGGAGTTCCACGTCGATTTCGAATTCCGCAACGCGATCCTGCAGGGGATCATCGGGGTGGTGTTCAACGAGGCGATGCAGCGCGTTGTGCGCGCCTTCGAAAAACGGGCAGAGGATCTGTACGGCAAGCGAAGCTGA
- the hpt gene encoding hypoxanthine phosphoribosyltransferase translates to MTQRPYVIDQMISAKQIAARVEDLAREITAFYRGTDKLIVVGLLRGSFVFIADLVREIDLPVEVDFLEASSYGNAMQSSREVRILKDLRGEIGGRDVLVVEDIVDTGFTLSHVKNLLLSRQPHRLEVCALLDKPSRREVPIRASWTGFEIPDEFVVGYGIDFAQRNRNLPYIGKVRFTE, encoded by the coding sequence ATGACGCAAAGACCCTATGTCATCGACCAGATGATCAGCGCCAAGCAGATCGCCGCGCGGGTCGAGGACCTGGCGCGCGAGATCACCGCCTTCTACCGCGGCACCGACAAGTTGATCGTCGTGGGCCTGCTGCGCGGGTCCTTCGTCTTCATCGCCGACCTCGTGCGCGAGATCGACCTGCCGGTCGAGGTGGATTTCCTCGAAGCCTCGTCCTACGGCAACGCCATGCAGTCCTCGCGCGAGGTGCGCATCCTAAAGGATCTGCGCGGCGAGATCGGCGGGCGCGACGTGCTGGTTGTCGAGGACATCGTGGATACGGGCTTCACGCTCAGCCATGTGAAGAACCTGCTTCTGTCGCGCCAGCCGCACCGGCTGGAGGTCTGCGCGCTTTTGGACAAGCCGTCGCGACGCGAGGTGCCGATCCGCGCCTCCTGGACGGGTTTCGAGATTCCCGATGAATTTGTCGTGGGTTACGGCATCGACTTCGCGCAGCGCAACAGGAACCTGCCGTATATCGGCAAGGTCCGGTTCACCGAGTAG
- a CDS encoding c-type cytochrome: protein MSRILRLMLIVGILALVALWWFARPNPIPESRLAGLNGEVRRGEMVFWATGCASCHMADGAKGDDQLVLKGGQRFVTQFGTFVAPNISNDPDHGIGAWSTADLASALMHGVGREGEHLYPALPYASYNKMTLQDVADLRTYLATLPADPTPSQPHELAFPFNIRGTLGVWKLFNISTAWTVADPLTAQETRGRYLVEAQAHCGECHTPRNIMGGMDRSLWLAGAPNADGKGRTPNITPSKLTWSEDEIVEYLTSGFTPDFDSVGGHMAHVVDNMARLPEADRRAIAAYLKKVPPQP from the coding sequence ATGTCCCGCATCCTTCGCCTCATGCTTATCGTCGGCATCCTCGCGCTGGTCGCGCTTTGGTGGTTTGCCCGCCCGAATCCCATCCCCGAATCCCGGTTGGCCGGCCTGAATGGAGAGGTCCGGCGCGGCGAGATGGTGTTCTGGGCGACCGGCTGCGCCTCGTGCCACATGGCCGATGGCGCCAAGGGCGATGACCAACTGGTGCTGAAGGGTGGCCAGCGATTTGTCACGCAGTTCGGCACCTTCGTTGCGCCCAACATTTCGAACGACCCCGATCACGGCATCGGCGCCTGGTCCACGGCCGACCTCGCCTCGGCGCTGATGCATGGCGTGGGGCGCGAGGGTGAGCATCTTTATCCTGCCCTGCCCTATGCCAGCTACAACAAGATGACGCTGCAGGACGTGGCCGACCTGCGCACCTATCTTGCAACGCTTCCGGCCGACCCCACGCCGTCGCAGCCGCATGAGCTGGCCTTCCCCTTCAACATCCGCGGCACGCTTGGCGTCTGGAAGCTGTTCAACATCTCGACCGCCTGGACGGTGGCCGACCCGCTGACCGCGCAGGAAACCCGCGGGCGCTATCTGGTCGAGGCGCAGGCGCATTGCGGCGAATGTCATACCCCGCGCAACATCATGGGTGGGATGGACCGGTCGCTGTGGCTGGCCGGGGCCCCCAATGCCGATGGCAAGGGCCGCACGCCGAACATCACACCGAGCAAGCTGACCTGGTCAGAGGACGAGATCGTGGAATACCTCACCTCGGGCTTCACGCCGGATTTCGATTCGGTCGGCGGGCACATGGCCCATGTGGTGGACAACATGGCGCGCCTGCCCGAAGCCGACCGGCGCGCCATTGCCGCCTATCTGAAGAAGGTTCCGCCCCAGCCATGA
- a CDS encoding glutathione S-transferase family protein, with protein MITLIGQYDSPFVRRVGIALRLYGMPFEHRPWSVFGDAEKIRPLNPLVRVPTLILPDGAVLTDSHLILDWLDGQMHQPLFPRAEPDRHRALWIAALACGLADKAVSLFYERRLHDVTSPVWMTRCEGQIGGVLTALEADRAGRSHPWWFGDHIGHADIAVAAVLRFTSEAHPGLVDWHALPALSAHCAAAEALEVFQEIRQPFIAPA; from the coding sequence ATGATCACGCTCATTGGCCAATACGACAGCCCGTTCGTACGCCGCGTTGGCATCGCCCTGCGGCTGTACGGGATGCCTTTCGAACATCGTCCGTGGTCGGTCTTCGGCGATGCCGAGAAGATCCGGCCGCTGAACCCACTGGTGCGGGTGCCGACGCTGATCCTGCCCGATGGCGCGGTGCTGACCGACAGCCACCTGATCCTCGACTGGCTGGACGGGCAGATGCACCAGCCGCTGTTTCCGCGTGCCGAGCCCGACCGCCACCGCGCGCTGTGGATCGCGGCCCTGGCCTGCGGGCTGGCCGACAAGGCGGTGAGCCTGTTCTATGAACGGCGGCTGCATGACGTGACCTCGCCGGTCTGGATGACGCGATGCGAAGGCCAGATCGGCGGCGTGCTGACCGCGCTGGAGGCAGATCGCGCGGGCCGCAGCCACCCCTGGTGGTTTGGCGACCACATCGGTCACGCCGACATCGCCGTGGCTGCCGTGCTGCGCTTCACCTCCGAGGCGCATCCCGGCCTGGTGGACTGGCATGCCCTGCCCGCGCTGTCCGCGCATTGCGCTGCGGCCGAGGCGCTGGAGGTCTTCCAGGAGATCCGCCAGCCGTTCATCGCCCCGGCCTGA